A window of Perognathus longimembris pacificus isolate PPM17 chromosome 6, ASM2315922v1, whole genome shotgun sequence contains these coding sequences:
- the LOC125352790 gene encoding class I histocompatibility antigen, Gogo-B*0101 alpha chain-like — protein sequence MAPRSVLLLLSGALALTGTWAGPHSLLYFHTSVSRPGRGEPRFIAVGYVDDTPFVGFDSDAANPRMEPRALWMEQEPGEYWERNTRICKSHAQVDRENLKTALRYYNQSGDGPHTIQRMSGCEVGPDGHLLRGYYQHAYDGKDYIALNEDLSSWTAEDMAAQITKRKWERTGVTEQKRAYVQDTCVEWLHRYLGHGKETLLRTDPPKARVTHHPTSDHEVTLRCWALGFYPAEITLTWQRDGEDQTQEMELVDTRPAGDGTFQKWAAIRVPSGEEQRYNCQVQHEGLPEPLALTWEPPAQPAISIIGLVIGLAVLVILAAVGGFMLWRKRNEGEKREGYDKAARDDSDQGSDASLRTEKV from the exons ATGGCGCCCCGGTCCGTCCTGCTGCTGCTGTCGGGGGCCCTGGCGCTGACCGGGACCTGGGCGG gtcCCCACTCCCTGCTGTATTTCCACACCTCCGTGTCTCGGCCGGGCCGCGGGGAGCCCCGCTTCATCGCCGTCGGCTACGTGGACGACACGCCGTTCGTGGGGTTCGACAGCGACGCCGCGAACCCCAGGATGGAGCCGCGGGCGCTGTGGATGGAGCAGGAGCCGGGCGAGTACTGGGAGAGGAACACGCGGATCTGCAAGAGCCACGCACAGGTTGACAGAGAGAACCTGAAGACTGCGCTCCGCTACTACAACCAGAGCGGGGACG GTCCTCACACCATCCAGAGAATGTCCGGCTGCGAAGTGGGTCCAGACGGTCATCTCCTCCGCGGGTACTATCAGCACGCCTACGACGGCAAGGACTACATCGCCCTGAACGAGGACCTGAGCTCCTGGACCGCGGAGGACATGGCGGCTCAGATCACCAAGCGCAAGTGGGAGAGGACCGGGGTGACTGAGCAAAAGAGGGCCTACGTGCAGGACACGTGCGTGGAGTGGCTGCACAGATACCTGGGACACGGCAAGGAGACACTGCTGCGCACAG ATCCCCCAAAGGCACGTGTGACCCACCACCCCACCTCTGACCATGAGGTCACCCTGAGGTGCTGGGCCCTGGGCTTCTACCCTGCGGAGATCACCCTGACCTGGCAGCGGGATGGAGAAGACCAGACCCAGGAAATGGAGCTTGTGGACACCAGGCCTGCAGGAGATGGAACCTTCCAGAAGTGGGCAGCTATCAGGGTGCCTTCTGGAGAGGAGCAGAGATACAACTGCCAAGTGCAGCATGAGGGGCTGCCTGAGCCCCTCGCCCTGACGTGGG agCCTCCTGCTCAGCCTGCCATTTCTATCATCGGACTTGTCATCGGCCTGGCAGTTCTGGTTATTCTAGCTGCTGTGGGGGGTTTTATGCTGTGGAGGAAGAGGAATGAAG GTGAGAAAAGAGAAGGCTATGACAAGGCTGCAA GAGACGACAGTGACCAGGGCTCTGATGCTTCCCTCAGAACAGAAAAAG TGTGA
- the LOC125352828 gene encoding LOW QUALITY PROTEIN: dynein light chain Tctex-type 1-like (The sequence of the model RefSeq protein was modified relative to this genomic sequence to represent the inferred CDS: deleted 2 bases in 1 codon; substituted 1 base at 1 genomic stop codon) produces the protein MEEFQASEETSFVVDEVSNIVKEAIESAIGGNAYQHSTVNQWTTNVVEQTLSQLTELGNSFKYILLCNYAXEWRWITHSKFLLLGQLH, from the exons ATGGAAGAATTCCAGGCTTCAGAGGAAACTTCTTTTGTGGTTGACGAAGTGAGCAACATTGTCAAAGAGGCCATTGAAAGTGCCATTGGTGGTAATGCCTACCAGCACAGCACAGTCAATCAGTGGACTACAAATGTTGTAGAGCAAACCTTAAGCCAACTCACCGAGCTGGGGAACTCATTCAAATACATCTTG CTGTGTAATTATGCATAAGAATGGCGCTGGATTACACACAGCAAGTTCCTGCTTCTGGGACAGCTCCACTGA